From a region of the Oncorhynchus keta strain PuntledgeMale-10-30-2019 chromosome 13, Oket_V2, whole genome shotgun sequence genome:
- the LOC118381366 gene encoding beta-enolase-like: MSITKIHAREILDSRGNPTVEVDLYTAKGRFRAAVPSGASTGVHEALELRDGDKSRYLGKGTIKAVDHVNKDIAAKLIEKKFSVVDQEKIDKFMLELDGTENKSKFGANAILGVSLAVCKAGAAEKGVPLYRHIADLAGHKDVILPCPAFNVINGGSHAGNKLAMQEFMILPIGAANFHEAMRIGAEVYHNLKNVIKAKYGKDATNVGDEGGFAPNILENNEALELLKSAIEKAGYPDKIIIGMDVAASEFYKAGKYDLDFKSPDDPARYITGDQLGDLYKSFIKGYPVQSIEDPFDQDDWAAWSKFTAAVDIQVVGDDLTVTNPKRIQQAVEKKACNCLLLKVNQIGSVTESIKA, from the exons ATGTCTATCACTAAGATCCATGCCCGAGAGATCCTCGACTCCAGAGGAAACCCCACTGTGGAGGTGGACCTCTACACCGCTAAAG gccGTTTCAGGGCAGCCGTGCCCAGTGGTGCCTCTACCGGTGTCCATGAGGCTCTGGAGCTGAGAGATGGAGACAAGTCACGCTACCTGGGAAAAG GTACCATTAAGGCTGTGGATCATGTGAACAAGGACATCGCTGCCAAACTGATTGAGAAGAAGTTCAGTGTTGTTGACCAGGAGAAGATTGACAAATTCATGCTGGAGTTGGACGGAACTGAGAACAAGT CTAAGTTTGGAGCCAATGCCATCCTGGGCGTGTCTCTGGCGGTCTGCAAGGCAGGAGCAGCAGAGAAGGGAGTGCCCCTGTACCGACACATCGCTGACCTGGCCGGACACAAGGATGTCATCCTGCCCTGCCCC gcctTCAACGTGATCAacggtggtagccatgctggtaacaAGCTGGCCATGCAGGAGTTCATGATCCTGCCCATCGGAGCGGCCAACTTCCACGAGGCCATGAGGATCGGAGCTGAGGTTTACCACAACCTGAAGAACGTGATCAAGGCCAAGTACGGAAAGGATGCCACCAACGTGGGAGATGAGGGCGGCTTCGCACCCAACATCCTGGAGAACAACGAGG CTCTGGAGCTCCTGAAGTCAGCCATTGAGAAGGCCGGCTACCCAGATAAGATCATCATCGGCATGGACGTGGCCGCCTCTGAGTTCTACAAGGCAGGGAAGTACGACCTGGACTTCAAGTCACCTGACGACCCTGCCAGGTACATCACCGGGGATCAGCTGGGAGATCTGTACAAGAGCTTCATCAAGGGATATCCCG tccAGTCCATTGAGGATCCCTTCGATCAGGATGATTGGGCTGCATGGTCAAAGTTCACCGCCGCCGTCGACATCCAG GTGGTGGGAGATGATCTGACCGTGACCAACCCCAAGCGTATCCAGCAGGCTGTGGAGAAGAAGGCCTGTAACTGCCTGCTCCTCAAGGTCAACCAGATCGGCTCCGTCACAGAGTCCATCAAGGCGTAA